The following DNA comes from Cytophagales bacterium.
TCCTCAGCCAGATCAACGGCAGCTTGCCGCGAAAGACAAAGAAATTTCCTTGCTCAAGCTAAAAGTGAAAGAGCTTGAATACGCACTTAGTTCCTCGAATACCGAACTGGACAATTTTCAGGGAACTACATTGACAGTACTGCGATATTTTGATGACCAGTCCACAACATTGGGACTACTCTTTATAGAAAACGAATTTTTCTGTTACACCTTGGAAGATACTTACCGGCCTCACAAAATCATGAAAGAAACAAGAATCCCTAGTGGTACCTACCAATTGGGTTTCAATGAAATTGAATCAAATACTACCAGCAGGTATAGAAAAGGCCGGCCCTGGTTCAAATATCATTTACATGTGAAGGACGTCCCGAACTATTCCGGAATATTGATCCATGTCGGGAATACCAAGGAAGATACAGCAGGATGTCTTTTGGTCGCAGACAGTATATCAGGGGGAAATAAACTAAAAACAGTCTATGATTCCTGGAAAGCCTTTGAACGACTTTACAAGACACTCCGTCCAAAAATAGAAAACAAGGAAGACGTAAGAATCCGGTATTATGATGAAGACTGGTTTGAAAAATTTAACCTTAAGCGAATTGTAGCATGATTGACAGTAAACGATTAAAAAATTTATCCTGGTGGTGGGGTGTCAATTTTCTGCTGATCGCTGCATTTATCATTTTGCATCTGCTGTTGGATGGTCAAACAAGACAGTCCATAAAATATCAGTTCTCACTGGATGCATACGAGTGGGGAATCATTATGCTTATATTCTCGGCCCTGATTCTCATATCTGCCTTGATGCCATTTTTCTGGGAACAATTATTTAGAAAGCCCGGAAGGATCATCCAGCTTCAGAATCAATCGAAACTGGCTAATGAAACTATTCAAGACATTGCCAGCGGAAAAAGTACGTTGGATGAAAAGAAACCGGGTCTCATGGATGCGAACATTCAAGCTATCTACCTGGAAAGTACAGATACTTTAAAAGAGTTTGTTGAAGAGCTGGATGGAGCCGCGAACACCGATGGAAAGATCGCGCAATTGAAGGCATTAAAAGTTTATCTGGAAAATGCCTCCAAAACCTGGCTCATTGCATTTTTTGCATCAACGATGTTCATTTCGGCTATCGGTATCATTACCCTTTTTGTGAAAGAAATTACACCGGACTATTGGGTGGGTATTGCAACAGGCCTTTTGCTTTTGGTGCTCTTCTCCGGCCTTGCCATATATTCTATTTTCATTCTTTATGTTGCAAACAGGACAAGTTTGTTTTCTAAGATCCTGAAGTGGCTTTCAAAGTACAATTATTTACAAAAAGCTGCGATCATTTATATAGTAAGTCTGTCTTTGATGGTCGTGATACTGGCATACGTCGTGTTAGTTTACGGTCGAAGTGGCGCATGGGACGCTGCTGTGGTTTCCACGGTTTTTGTATATGTAATTGCCTTTTTTGGTATCAGGTTTTGGTATAAGAACATAGATTCCTACGGAAGAGCAGTAGAGCAGCGAAAGAATCCTTACCGAAAGATGTTTTTTGGGAGCGTCAACATCATTTCAATGATACTCCTCGCCGTAGGACTTACAGGTGCTTTTCTCTTGCTCTTTTCCAGTGAGGAGAATAATTCCTATGAGGCCATGGGACTGGTGGTCATCATTATTTGGGCCGTGATCTTCCTGAGATACTTCATCTGGGCCATTTATCATTATAACATCAACTTCGGTCTTACCGACAAGGACTGGGATGAGATTTTTCAGGCCAGAAGAGACCGGGATAACGGAATATTGGTTTCTGAAGAGCGCCTGAAGGCGCCCAAAGCCAACCCATACAGAGCTCAAACCTTTGGTCTTCCTCCCGGGACCATAAGGGGAATGATCGCCGTTACCTTGCTGTTCGGCGCCATCGCCATGCTCATCGTTTCGATGGGAATGAATGGCAACATCGACCAGGATAGTTTCTTTTGGGATCATTTTGAATTTTATAAAACTGCATTCCTCATGATGATCGCCTTCTATTTTGGGGACCGATCCCTGAAATATTTGCAAAATCGTTGGCCATCCGTTCAACAGGGCAAATTCAAAGAAGCACAACTAAAAAAAAACGGGGCGGAGCCTAATGACGACATAAAAAAGGAGGACGAGGTATTCGCACAGGAGAATGGACTTGATGAAGAAGAGGAAGAAGCTGGCCAAAAGCTTAATAGTCCCTCGGATATCAAAGATTTGTTGAATACTGCTGAAGCAAATGTGCCTGCAAGCGTCAGCGAAGACTTAGAGGCAGAATTTGTCCAAATCAAAGATTTAGGGGTCAGTAAGGAACTTGATGACAACCTGATCCAGGAGGTGGCTGAAAAAAGTACTATAGAACCAGCTGCCTTAAAAGCAATCATAGAGGTGGAATCTTCAGGTAGTGGGTTTCTGAACAATGGAAAACCTAAAATCCTATTTGAAGGTCATCGCTTTTGGAGTTGGCTTGAAAAAAGAGGGCATAATCCGGAGCGACTCAGTAAAAGCTATCCGGATCTTATTTACAAACGCTGGACACGTGAACACTATCTGGGAGGGCAAAAAGAATATACACGATTCCAACGAGCCTATAAAATAGATCCTGTAGCTGCCGTTTATGCGACTTCATGGGGTCTGTTTCAGATCATGGGTGAAAATTTCCATAAAGGTGGGAACTGTGCGAACAGATCAAAGGATAAATCACATTTTTCTGAGACTGAAAACAAACTGAAAACAGAGACAGATATCCAGAAGATACCGCAGCATGAAAAAGATTTGAATCAGTATTACAAAAGAGTAGCGGTTGATAGTAATAAATGGGAAATTGATCCCGATGATTTCATTGATAAAATGGAATGGTCGGAACTCAACCACCTCAATGATTTCTTAGCTTTTATTGGCACCAAGAAATCTAACCATGCGATCGGAGGCTCCAAAATGAAATTAATCACGATCCTGGAAAAACTCAATACCGAGAAGGATGAGGAGATCATTGAGAAACTTTGGCGAGCCTTTGCCTATGGATATAATGGCAGTGGGTATGAAACTCACGGGTATCACATTCGATTGAAGAAAGCTTTTCAAAGATATCAAGCCTAATGTCTAAGCTGATCTACATTGTATTGTTAAGTGTCATGCTGTATTCCTGCAACAGGGACAACAGGGGCCTGGTGGTTGGAAAAATCCATAAAGCATCCAAGCTGGCAACAACAGAGTTTACGATAGACAAGATTGTTCACGGTACCAAATCCAAAAAAATTGGATGGTTGATCAAATTGAGTGAAGCCCGTTTTCTGCTTAGGTCGAAAGTAATTGTAAAGGCTGGGGTCGACCTGAAAAGGTTAAAAAAGGAAGACATTGAGATTGATGGCAAGAGCATCTCAATTGTACTACCTCCCATCGAAGTATTGAATTTTTCTTATCCTCCCGACAGCATGTTCATTGATAATGAAGTCACCAGAAATGCTTTCCTCAATCAGATATCTGTGGTTGATCAGGAAGAATTTCTTAGAAGGGCAGAGTTGGATGTAAGAGCCAATCTGCAATTTATGGGGATTGTAGAAACCTCTCAGCAAAAGACCCGAACCATGCTTACGGCACTATTGAGTTCTCTGAACTATGAAGAAATATACATCAGATTTCAATCGGATGAGTTGATCCTGGATCAGGTACCGGAAGAAGACATATGATAGGACTCCTTACCAAACATTGGAAATTTATTCTGGATGTTGCGATTGTGGCGGCAATCGTGATTTTGGTATTCCTTTGGAATCCTTTAAATCTGTTTGGTTCCGGACTGAAACTACAAAGCACGGCTAACATGGTTTCGAAGGTCAATGAAATCGGAGAACTGATTACCGCTGAGTATTATGGGGAAGTAATCGCTCACGACAACCTACAAGAAGTTGAGATAGAGCAACCAAATTATTTTGATGAAACGGGAGCCCTCTATTATCTGGAGTTGAAAGATAGTATTGCCAAATATTTTCAGAATGAGTACGAATCCGGACTTTCAGTTATCGAGGATAAGGATTTCAGACCTGCGAAGGAAGAACGCAAGATCAACAAACTCATAGGGAACATCAAATCCCAAACGATTAAAAAATATGTTGATTTCTACAAGACTGAAGGGACTAGAACCTATGAAGAAGAGAACTTATGGTATCCGCTATTCTTGTACCTATCAGAGTATGAGCACAAACAGAGAACCAAAGCCAAAAAATTCATCAAGAATGAAAAATACGTAGGACGTGTTCTCAAAGAGGTCATCAGTAAGGAGGTCAACCTGATAGCCGAATCGATCACTGGAAATCCGGCCTACGACGGGTACAGCCTCCAAAGTTTTACCAGCACCAAATCCTTCAAAGAAGTCTATTATGATTACATCGATAGGCAGGACGCTATCATTGGAGGAAAAAAGAACAATGAATTAGCATTAATTGGCCGAGGCAGTGTGAAAGCCGGTTTTAGATTTGGGGAATTCAATGATCGGAATTTTGTCTATGATGAAAGCAGAAACGTTATACACCTGTATGGCTTCAATGCTGAAATTTTAACTCAGGACATCAATCCATGGTTCATCCCCCAAAAGCGGGTGCCAGGTTTCGAAGTGCTTATCGCAGAGAAGGATGTATCATTTGAAGAAATGAAGGCATTGAAATCTAAATGCGTGAAAGTGCTTCGCGAACGAGCAAAGGCAGCAGGTATCTTAAAAGCAGCCCAGGAAAATGGAGAAGAAGCCCTAAAGGAATTTTTTAATTTGGTGCTCGATGAAGAGGTCCAGGACGTCATTTTTCACAAGGACGAATTATTTTTCCATGAAGATGAAATATTGAAAGACGAAGTGATCTCAATTGCTGAGCTCCGTACCATTGAGGCCACCTATCGATCAAATCTAAAACTCATCAACGAATCGAAAAGTAAGGCGGTCAGAATGAGAAGGGAAAAGCTCCTGGTATCCTTTCTACAAGAACTACAAACCAGTAAGATTCAATACGAGCAGAAAGAAGATACCACCACAACGGTCATTTCTATTCCCTTCAACTATTTCACTCGGCACATTCCCAAATTGATGGCTGATGGTCGCTTGATAGACAAGATGGAAGGAAGCGAAACATTTGAGAGTGAGTTGGAATTTATTGTGAAAGATCTGCGTCACAATCCTGTTTCCGCCAACCAAAATTCTCCTTATCGAAACCTTCCTGAACAAATGAGCTATTGGTTTGAAGATAGCTTACAATACCTTGTTCAATTCAACGTCTTCTTAGATCACCTATTTACCGATGATTTTAAGGGTGTTTATGACGTAGTGATCGTTGAAGGAGAGAGCCTGGAAGATACTCCTGAAAACCTACTCATCGCAGACTCATATATCGCGGAAAATGAATACGAGGAATATGTCCGGAAGGATGATATGATCCATTTTCTGAAATACGAACTGAAACCCGGTCATACAAAAATCGAGCGGTACGGAATAAATGATTCTTTATTTCAGGCTACCCTATTAGATGACAAGACCGAGTTTGACCTGCTATGGGTTCCACCAGATTCAGTTGTTGAAAAACAGGTGAATTCGCTTTTCAGCAATGTACTTTATGACTGGAAGGAAGATGACTTTGATCCTTATTCAATTAGAGAATTGGATAGCGTTAAGTATTTGATTGTCAACTCGCATCCTGATACCCTTCTATCGTATAAAATCATTGCGCAGGGTAGTCTGGATGAACCTTTTCAACTGAATGGGAAAAACTATAAACGAGGAGGATCCCTGAACACCAGATTGAGTACGGTTAACTCATTTTTCGAAGAAGTTCGGTTGAAGGAACTTTCAAATACATGGTACCTCACTTCAGAACTTGGTAATGCAGTGACAG
Coding sequences within:
- a CDS encoding DUF5675 family protein, with the translated sequence MRRAIFLVLVALGLIAILLFIYNPDLLEKIWLWLVGLIGVIISSIKSLINGVLNFFKENEKDDVNKENKTAEKEQLNPKQPEANIASPQPDQRQLAAKDKEISLLKLKVKELEYALSSSNTELDNFQGTTLTVLRYFDDQSTTLGLLFIENEFFCYTLEDTYRPHKIMKETRIPSGTYQLGFNEIESNTTSRYRKGRPWFKYHLHVKDVPNYSGILIHVGNTKEDTAGCLLVADSISGGNKLKTVYDSWKAFERLYKTLRPKIENKEDVRIRYYDEDWFEKFNLKRIVA
- a CDS encoding N-acetylmuramidase domain-containing protein, whose translation is MIDSKRLKNLSWWWGVNFLLIAAFIILHLLLDGQTRQSIKYQFSLDAYEWGIIMLIFSALILISALMPFFWEQLFRKPGRIIQLQNQSKLANETIQDIASGKSTLDEKKPGLMDANIQAIYLESTDTLKEFVEELDGAANTDGKIAQLKALKVYLENASKTWLIAFFASTMFISAIGIITLFVKEITPDYWVGIATGLLLLVLFSGLAIYSIFILYVANRTSLFSKILKWLSKYNYLQKAAIIYIVSLSLMVVILAYVVLVYGRSGAWDAAVVSTVFVYVIAFFGIRFWYKNIDSYGRAVEQRKNPYRKMFFGSVNIISMILLAVGLTGAFLLLFSSEENNSYEAMGLVVIIIWAVIFLRYFIWAIYHYNINFGLTDKDWDEIFQARRDRDNGILVSEERLKAPKANPYRAQTFGLPPGTIRGMIAVTLLFGAIAMLIVSMGMNGNIDQDSFFWDHFEFYKTAFLMMIAFYFGDRSLKYLQNRWPSVQQGKFKEAQLKKNGAEPNDDIKKEDEVFAQENGLDEEEEEAGQKLNSPSDIKDLLNTAEANVPASVSEDLEAEFVQIKDLGVSKELDDNLIQEVAEKSTIEPAALKAIIEVESSGSGFLNNGKPKILFEGHRFWSWLEKRGHNPERLSKSYPDLIYKRWTREHYLGGQKEYTRFQRAYKIDPVAAVYATSWGLFQIMGENFHKGGNCANRSKDKSHFSETENKLKTETDIQKIPQHEKDLNQYYKRVAVDSNKWEIDPDDFIDKMEWSELNHLNDFLAFIGTKKSNHAIGGSKMKLITILEKLNTEKDEEIIEKLWRAFAYGYNGSGYETHGYHIRLKKAFQRYQA
- a CDS encoding DUF4230 domain-containing protein, with product MSKLIYIVLLSVMLYSCNRDNRGLVVGKIHKASKLATTEFTIDKIVHGTKSKKIGWLIKLSEARFLLRSKVIVKAGVDLKRLKKEDIEIDGKSISIVLPPIEVLNFSYPPDSMFIDNEVTRNAFLNQISVVDQEEFLRRAELDVRANLQFMGIVETSQQKTRTMLTALLSSLNYEEIYIRFQSDELILDQVPEEDI